A window of Theropithecus gelada isolate Dixy chromosome 8, Tgel_1.0, whole genome shotgun sequence genomic DNA:
attttgagtgTACATGTAGTGGACTAACCCCATTGTGGTTTCCTTTGGTACTGCCATTCACTAACTTCAAGGGTAATGAGCTTAAACAAACAGACAAGAGGTTCTGATTTGGAGCTTCAGAAGTACTTCTTTGAGAAGCAGTACAGTAGTGGTCCAGAGGGTGGACTTTGGAGCTGAACTGCCTGAGTTCAGATTCCAGCTCTTCCACTAACCAGCTGGGAGACCCCACacaaattgtttaatttccatgagtCAGTttactcttctgtaaaatgagaacaataaaaGTACTTTATCTTACAGGGTTAGGTGGATTAAATAGGTGAATACATGTAAAACACCTGGCTCTATGTCTGGCATATGGTAAGCACTCAAAAGTAGCTGTTATTATTACTGTTCTTCAAATCTAATAAAACACATTAATTCTAGGAAAAGCTCTCAACATGAATATACTCTATATGGTTTTACAGACATCCTAATTATAAAATttagtgaagaaaaagaaaaaagccaattaTATAGCCAGAGGTATATTTACTAGCATATTATATAGCTCTAAGAGTATAGTTTAGAGTTATATGATATGCTAGTGAAGTGTTTTATATGCCCTTATGAagacatctttattttatatgaggaaagggattttgttttgttcactccTTTTTCCCAGGACCTAGAGATTTTTGCCTGGCCATAGGAGccattcaaaaaatgtttgttgaaaggGTGAATGAAGATAGATACCTAAAATAATCAGCTCTCAAACCTACTATTTCAAGCAAAGCatctatttttgtcatttcaaaattttaatctataaaaaccaatttataatgaaaactgcTCACAGGAGAGCTGTATCTTTCAATTCAATTCCCCTTACCCTACAGACAGTGCAGGTATATATTAAGGCAGCTTTGGCAGCAGCCTTTTGGTCATgtccttgtttcttcttttgtccAGCTTGCTTTTTGGCATTTTTCTGCTGAGACTGAATTTTCTGCTGTCCACGAGCCATATCTAAAAACAGAAGGTGAAGCATTAGAGTGGCTTATTTACTCTAATACAGAGTAATCTAAGCATAAGAACGTTCTTAGAACTGAAGCCTTAAGTTTTATAGAAACATCtggcaaataaaaatgtataggtATTAAAATTCCCACACACAAATGCTACAAAAGTATCAACTGGCAGAACCCTGTGGAAAACTAGTTGGTAGTTGTTTATTCTatgagccagcaattccactcttggTATGTACTCAACAGAAATGCAAATGTTATGTACACCAAGACATGTACAAAATGTTCTGAGTGCCCAttccaaaactggaaaaaatctgaatgcccatcaacagtaatATGGATACACAacttgtatacatatttttatagtatttatacAACGGAATACTacccagcatttaaaaaattgtggccagctgggcgcggtggctcacgcctgtaatcccagcactttcggaggttgaggcgggcggatcacgaggttaggagatcgagaccatcttggctaacacggtgaaaccctgtctctacgaaaacttcaaaaaaaaattagccgggcgcggtagtgggcgcctgtagtcccagctactcgggaggctgaggcaggagaatggtgtgaacccaggaagtggagcttgcagtgagccgagatcgcgccactgcactccagcctgggctacagagcgagactctgtctcaaaaaggaaaaaaaaaattgtggctaggtgtggtggctcacacctgtaatccccacactttgcaaggccaaggtgggtagatcgtgaggtcaggagttcaagatcagcctggccaagatggtaaaaccccatctctactaaaaatacaaaaaataaaataaataaataaataaataaataaataaataagccaggtatggtggcgagcgcctgtaattccagctacttgggaggctgaagtctCCGGAGAactgtttgaatctgggaggcggaggttacagtgaggcgtgatggcaccactgcactccagcctgggcgacagagggaga
This region includes:
- the ZNF706 gene encoding zinc finger protein 706 isoform X3, whose translation is MARGQQKIQSQQKNAKKQAGQKKKQGHDQKAAAKAALIYTCTVCRTQMPDPKTFKQHFESKHPKTPLPPELADVQA
- the ZNF706 gene encoding zinc finger protein 706 isoform X2, coding for MLHLLFLDMARGQQKIQSQQKNAKKQAGQKKKQGHDQKAAAKAALIYTCTVCRTQMPDPKTFKQHFESKHPKTPLPPELADVQA